A stretch of DNA from Schizosaccharomyces osmophilus chromosome 2, complete sequence:
TCTAGCATCTCTGGCACTCTTAATGGCACGGTCCATATGTTGCGTACCCTCACCCATATTTGTTCTTACGTTGACGGCATCAGTAACAATTTTATCAACGGCAGGTTCTTGCTCCTGAACCATGGTAGCCATGTCTTGAAACAATTGAGCAAGTTCAGCGATAGTACGTTCAATCTTTTTAATGTCTGCATGACGTTCCTGTACTTCTCGAAGTGCAGTTCTGGCTTCACCAGAACGATTGGAGCGTAGCAAAGCCTGAGCGAAGACCTGACCGCCGTTTTCTTCACTGATTGCGGTTTGgaaatcttcttcagtAGCTCTAGGGTTAGCAATTTCGAGTTGGCGGCGCATGCGTTGCTCGTATTGTGCACGATAAGTCTTCtcaatttgcaaaaagtGTCGGATCTGATCCATAAATTTCTTCTTAACAGCTTCAGTTTGAGTTTTTCTAGTAGCGGTGTCATTGTCAGGAGGCAGCTGCATGTTTTGTGACTCCAAAGATCGAATTGCCAATTGTACACTGGTTTGCAAACGACGGGTATCAGCAGTAAATCCTTCTAGCTGGCGTGTAGTAGCAGCGATGTTGGATTCGTCAACTTCCTGGAGAGATTGTTGATGCAGCATTTCTATTCTGCCAACATTGTCCTCAATTTGTCGAATGGCATCTCGTATATGATCAATTTCCTCAAAGAACTCTCCCATGCTAAGTGGAATCATTTCCACCCCAAGGGAGTAATCAGTCTCCTTGTTAGCATTCATTTTGCACCAATTAAATACTATTTTAGGTGCTAAAGAAATACTTAGGtgctttttgttgttggtGAAAGTcaagtttgttttcaatacAGGAACAAAGCAAATCACTTGTTATTGCCTAGCGTACTGTACCGTAGcaatataaaataattaCACCTGTCACCATAGTCTATATACTAAAGTTCATTATAATTCGTTAAATGTTTAAACAAATGCAACGTTAACGTTAAAAAACTTAAAGAGACTTAAGTTTTGGTACTcttaataaacaaataccTTAGTTAGCTCTATGCAGAATTCATTAAGCTCTGCAATTTGAGCAAGGTCAATTAAttaaattacttttttttagaagTTCTAACACAGAGTAGAATGTCTATATTAAGAAATGAGTGGATTTTGTCTGTCATCAGGTTCCTAAATAGTATTTTCACAAAGCAAAGCAGACAATTTCGTAAATTTGTGTAGTGCTTTCATCCTATAtatgaattcaaaaaaaccatTGAAGCCTTGCCGTTGTTCCTGTTAATTTTTATACACGCGTGTATAAGATGTAGTAATCTGGATGAACAACTTTACCAGATCGAAACATTTTTGACTGAGGAGATGTTGCATGCGgtgaaaaatgaaattgacGATAGAATTTGAGAGCTTGCTCATTTTTACCAAAGACGGTCAGAAAGACATACGGGATTTGTCTTCGCTCAGCGATGCGTAGTAGCTGTTTCATAAGCCAAGATCCacatccttttcttctcatCTTCATTGTAATCTGAAGTTCATATAAGTAAAGACATGGAAGATCGGCTTCGACTGTCTCTTCAAAACTCATAAAACCAACCAACTCATGCCGTTCGGTACTATATAAACAGACATAGCGAAGAGTATCCATGCTCATCTCTCTCCATTTTTCTCCTTCATCCCATCTTAAAACGCTGTTTTCATAAAGGCATTGCATGTTTTCCTTGACTAAAGCAAAACATTCTTTCAATGCATTGTTTTCcattaatgaaaaaaactCCATAGTCAAgccatttttttctaaatacGCTTCATCACTAATATTccatttttgctttgttttgtcGGTCATTTCCTAGTGGGTTAAAGCACAATGTGGCCTAGGTCAGTGTCTGCTCTATTTATCTTTAGACATCGCTCTGAAAACTCTCATTTTTGGCAGTCCTGAATGTATCAGGACCTTCAAAGttgtttttcattcataGTTGTTTTACATCAATTCGTATTATTTACGGGTAGTACTGACTCAAGCAGTATTTCGGAGTCAAGTAACACAAAACTGAATACTACTCAGATGGTTTAACAAGAGTGCGAGTCAATCTACTCCTTATATACTTAATAAACCCCTTCTCACTCTATATTGTGTCACCGTAATCAGAGTGGGCAACTATACGTTTGTAAAACCATTAATCATAACATTGTCAGATAGCTTCTATTCTTAATTTCGATTGGGAATTTATCTCTCAGAAaacctttcttcttcaccCTCATAAGGTGAACGACTACGGTGTCTCTTGGAATAGTAGTCAGAGTCCCGCCTTTCAGGTCTTGATCTTC
This window harbors:
- the psy1 gene encoding plasma membrane SNARE Psy1 — protein: MNANKETDYSLGVEMIPLSMGEFFEEIDHIRDAIRQIEDNVGRIEMLHQQSLQEVDESNIAATTRQLEGFTADTRRLQTSVQLAIRSLESQNMQLPPDNDTATRKTQTEAVKKKFMDQIRHFLQIEKTYRAQYEQRMRRQLEIANPRATEEDFQTAISEENGGQVFAQALLRSNRSGEARTALREVQERHADIKKIERTIAELAQLFQDMATMVQEQEPAVDKIVTDAVNVRTNMGEGTQHMDRAIKSARDARRKKWICFGVCILIVCILVAVLCGVLIPVVGNHNKH
- the naa40 gene encoding histone N-acetyltransferase Naa40 translates to MTDKTKQKWNISDEAYLEKNGLTMEFFSLMENNALKECFALVKENMQCLYENSVLRWDEGEKWREMSMDTLRYVCLYSTERHELVGFMSFEETVEADLPCLYLYELQITMKMRRKGCGSWLMKQLLRIAERRQIPYVFLTVFGKNEQALKFYRQFHFSPHATSPQSKMFRSGKVVHPDYYILYTRV